The Geoglobus acetivorans genome window below encodes:
- a CDS encoding OB-fold domain-containing protein, protein MAVGKKKISAPAYVKGHGIEAEDIKEGKVTHVEDHTDIRYQFTAGQAISKFLNGLKEGKILATKCNKCRRVMVPPRMFCELCYRPIDEWVELEDTGTVETFSISYIDPDARPLDEPEIVAVISIDGASPKMGILHKLGEIEPDSVYIGMKVKAVWKPPEEREGMITDILYWKPIEG, encoded by the coding sequence ATGGCGGTTGGAAAGAAGAAGATCTCAGCCCCTGCCTACGTAAAGGGGCATGGTATTGAGGCAGAAGACATAAAGGAAGGGAAGGTGACACATGTTGAGGATCACACAGATATAAGATATCAATTCACTGCTGGTCAGGCAATAAGCAAATTCCTCAACGGTTTGAAGGAAGGAAAGATTCTGGCGACGAAGTGCAACAAATGCAGAAGGGTGATGGTTCCACCAAGGATGTTCTGCGAACTCTGCTACAGGCCCATCGACGAATGGGTAGAGCTCGAAGACACGGGCACTGTTGAGACATTTTCAATATCCTACATAGACCCCGATGCAAGGCCTCTTGATGAGCCGGAGATTGTCGCAGTGATTTCAATAGATGGCGCATCACCGAAGATGGGCATCCTTCACAAGCTCGGTGAGATTGAGCCGGACAGTGTTTACATCGGAATGAAGGTGAAGGCAGTGTGGAAGCCACCAGAAGAGAGAGAGGGCATGATAACTGACATCCTTTACTGGAAACCGATTGAGGGGTGA
- a CDS encoding TIGR00366 family protein translates to MVFSWINWGLGLIVGALLAREVGKQAYYRGVAIHYPAVVTAGYTGLGMIWHWGLSASAPLLSATEGHFLADLIGIIPTSQTIFSVYALGLSVLSIIFVVAVMYAISPSDPKLCRGIDHYAPHLLEEREEEKKIELKTIADKLENSVLIGLILALMGIIYIVYYFAVLQKGLNLNIVNFTFLFIGLLLYLRPIRYLRAFYNAIPSSAGIVLQFPFYAGIMGMIKYSGLGKIMAGWLIKISTPTTFPIVAWLKQNSEPDL, encoded by the coding sequence ATGGTATTTTCATGGATTAACTGGGGACTTGGGCTGATTGTTGGGGCATTACTGGCAAGGGAGGTTGGAAAGCAGGCATACTACAGAGGAGTTGCGATCCATTATCCGGCTGTTGTCACTGCAGGATATACTGGACTGGGAATGATATGGCACTGGGGACTTTCAGCTTCAGCTCCACTGCTCTCAGCAACCGAAGGACACTTCCTTGCAGATCTTATCGGCATAATTCCAACAAGCCAGACTATATTTTCCGTATATGCTCTTGGTTTGAGTGTCCTCTCGATCATCTTTGTTGTAGCAGTTATGTATGCTATATCTCCCTCTGATCCAAAACTTTGCAGGGGAATTGATCATTATGCTCCGCACCTGCTTGAAGAGAGAGAGGAGGAGAAGAAAATTGAGTTAAAAACAATTGCAGATAAGCTTGAGAACAGCGTACTCATTGGACTTATTCTTGCGCTCATGGGAATCATCTACATTGTGTATTACTTCGCGGTCCTTCAGAAAGGGCTCAATCTCAACATAGTGAACTTCACGTTCCTGTTTATCGGACTCCTGCTGTATCTCAGACCAATAAGGTATCTCAGGGCATTTTACAACGCAATACCATCGTCAGCAGGCATTGTTTTGCAGTTCCCGTTCTATGCCGGAATAATGGGGATGATAAAGTACTCCGGACTTGGTAAGATAATGGCAGGATGGCTGATAAAGATCTCAACTCCAACAACTTTCCCGATTGTAGCATGGCTGAAACAAAATTCTGAGCCTGATCTCTGA
- a CDS encoding enoyl-CoA hydratase-related protein, translating to MAVEFEEKDGVVWVRFNRPEALNAINEQFVKEFRDAVEYAKNSRTARVMVVTGEGKAFCAGADIKMFSETDVFRARRIIEDLGALLESLEELDIPVVAAINGYALGGGCEIAMACDIIIASKKARFGQPEINIGIIPGAGGTQRFARLIGWKRAMELSLTGDHISADEAYRFGLVNRVVPHDRLMDAVNGLVEKIKSKSPYAVMLVKHAVNRGFKISLRDGIMYERDLFTIAFASPDSRKGFLAFVERRQSNFEKERKWV from the coding sequence ATGGCGGTCGAATTTGAGGAGAAGGATGGAGTCGTCTGGGTCAGGTTCAACAGACCCGAAGCGCTCAATGCCATAAACGAGCAGTTCGTGAAGGAGTTCAGGGATGCTGTTGAATATGCAAAAAACAGCAGAACAGCAAGGGTGATGGTCGTAACAGGCGAGGGCAAGGCGTTTTGCGCAGGGGCGGACATAAAGATGTTCTCGGAGACCGATGTCTTCAGGGCAAGGAGGATAATAGAGGATCTCGGAGCGCTGCTTGAGAGTCTTGAAGAGCTCGACATCCCGGTCGTAGCAGCAATAAACGGTTACGCTCTTGGAGGTGGATGCGAGATAGCCATGGCCTGCGACATCATCATTGCGAGCAAGAAGGCAAGATTCGGTCAGCCAGAAATAAACATTGGCATAATCCCAGGAGCTGGCGGCACCCAGAGATTTGCCAGACTCATAGGCTGGAAGAGGGCCATGGAGTTGAGTCTAACAGGCGATCACATTTCTGCTGACGAGGCTTACAGATTCGGGCTCGTGAACAGAGTTGTGCCACATGACAGGCTCATGGATGCCGTAAATGGGCTAGTGGAAAAGATAAAGTCGAAGTCACCCTACGCGGTGATGCTTGTGAAACATGCCGTCAACAGGGGGTTCAAGATAAGCCTGAGAGATGGTATAATGTATGAAAGGGATCTGTTCACGATAGCATTTGCGAGTCCCGACTCCAGGAAGGGGTTTTTGGCGTTTGTTGAGAGGAGGCAGTCGAACTTTGAAAAAGAGCGGAAATGGGTCTGA
- a CDS encoding zinc ribbon domain-containing protein: MVFNEKIVNPAELRHVEGKIELYWIYTSGEAGDAFFKKLRDEGRFLAAKCRKCGHVFFPPRLYCEFDFSDTEFVEISGEGCVKAFSVVSYDADGNRMEKPEIYAIIEIDGTDGSIIHLLSEVEPETVEIGMKVQPVLKPEEEREGRITDILYFKPVS, encoded by the coding sequence ATGGTGTTCAACGAGAAGATTGTTAATCCCGCAGAGCTCAGACATGTTGAGGGGAAGATCGAGCTCTACTGGATTTACACCAGTGGAGAGGCAGGAGATGCATTTTTCAAAAAACTGAGGGATGAGGGCAGGTTTCTGGCAGCAAAGTGCAGAAAGTGCGGCCACGTCTTCTTCCCACCCAGACTTTACTGTGAATTCGACTTCAGCGATACAGAATTCGTGGAAATCAGCGGAGAAGGATGTGTTAAGGCGTTCAGCGTGGTTAGCTACGATGCTGATGGAAACAGGATGGAGAAGCCTGAAATCTATGCCATCATTGAGATTGATGGGACAGACGGGAGCATCATACACCTGCTTAGCGAGGTTGAACCGGAAACCGTGGAGATAGGAATGAAAGTCCAGCCAGTGCTGAAGCCAGAAGAGGAGAGGGAGGGTAGGATAACAGACATCCTCTATTTCAAACCCGTTTCCTAA
- a CDS encoding protein-L-isoaspartate O-methyltransferase translates to MDEYFEKRKRLVERLKKEIGLSEKVARAILEVPRHLFVPPEVRSEAYNDYPLLIGHGQTISAPHMVAIICELLDLEEGDKVLEVGAGSGYHAAVVSRIVGADGVVISVERIPELADRARKTLKALGYTNVKVVVGDGSIGYEPEAPYDKIYVTASAPRIPAKLLMQLKNGGRMVIPVGDFIQHLHVVDRDEYGQIKTRNWGAVRFVPLVGEEGFKD, encoded by the coding sequence ATGGATGAGTACTTTGAGAAGAGAAAAAGACTGGTAGAACGGCTGAAAAAAGAGATTGGTCTATCTGAAAAAGTTGCCAGAGCAATTCTTGAGGTACCGAGGCATCTTTTTGTCCCTCCTGAAGTGAGGAGTGAGGCATACAATGATTATCCTCTTCTCATTGGGCATGGTCAGACAATAAGTGCACCCCACATGGTGGCAATAATATGTGAGCTTCTTGACCTTGAGGAAGGGGACAAGGTTCTCGAGGTTGGAGCCGGGAGCGGATACCATGCTGCAGTGGTTTCCAGAATTGTGGGTGCGGACGGTGTTGTCATAAGCGTGGAGCGAATCCCGGAACTTGCAGACAGGGCGAGAAAAACACTGAAAGCTCTTGGCTACACCAATGTGAAGGTCGTTGTTGGGGATGGCAGCATCGGCTATGAGCCTGAGGCACCGTACGATAAAATATATGTTACTGCCTCAGCTCCAAGAATTCCAGCAAAGCTTTTGATGCAGCTGAAAAACGGTGGGAGGATGGTCATCCCTGTGGGCGATTTTATTCAGCATCTGCATGTTGTTGACAGGGACGAATACGGCCAGATCAAAACAAGAAACTGGGGTGCGGTTAGATTCGTTCCGCTTGTTGGAGAAGAGGGATTTAAGGATTGA
- a CDS encoding radical SAM protein, translating to MISEYESNGEKVFLLRRIIEIRIEKSIYERLSRKYSKEEIIQYSDEKRIIHHTTKRNLYYISAQSGVPLLGHAAFGIIDRGTNLLQIRPITGCNLNCIFCSVDEGRGTKTKANDYIIDPDYLAEWYSKVAGFKGEGVEAHIDGQAEPLLYPYFTELVEKLRSVRETEVISVQTNGTLLSVGAINSLEGKIDRINLSISTLDEERAREIYGVRYPVEKVKNVAETIASSKIDLLIAPVWVPRVNDEDIEKIIEFALDIGAGKKWPPLGIQKYIPYRGGRKLRHVMSFRTFYDRLREWEEEYGVKLVLSPKDFGIEKRKRYPSEIKKGQTYTGKIIMDGRNFGEKIAVVKDRVVTVITNKQVGEHVKFRIIRSKDGTYLGEEI from the coding sequence ATGATAAGCGAGTATGAATCAAATGGAGAGAAGGTCTTTCTGCTGAGAAGGATTATAGAAATAAGAATAGAAAAATCAATTTACGAGAGACTGAGCAGAAAATACTCGAAGGAGGAAATAATACAGTATTCTGACGAAAAGAGGATAATACACCATACCACAAAACGGAACCTGTATTATATCTCAGCGCAGTCAGGAGTGCCTCTGCTGGGACATGCCGCATTTGGAATCATAGATAGAGGGACAAACCTCCTCCAGATACGACCGATAACAGGGTGCAACCTCAACTGCATTTTCTGCAGTGTTGATGAGGGCAGAGGGACCAAAACCAAGGCTAACGACTACATAATCGATCCGGATTATCTTGCCGAATGGTATTCGAAGGTCGCCGGATTCAAGGGAGAGGGTGTAGAAGCCCATATTGATGGACAGGCAGAACCGTTACTGTATCCATATTTTACAGAACTTGTGGAAAAACTCAGATCAGTTAGAGAGACCGAAGTAATCTCCGTCCAGACGAATGGAACACTTCTGAGTGTGGGTGCAATCAACAGTCTTGAGGGAAAAATTGACAGGATTAATCTCAGCATAAGCACGCTCGACGAGGAGAGAGCCAGAGAGATATACGGAGTGAGGTATCCGGTGGAGAAAGTCAAAAACGTTGCCGAGACGATTGCAAGCAGCAAAATAGACCTACTCATTGCACCAGTATGGGTTCCCAGAGTCAATGACGAAGATATCGAAAAGATAATTGAGTTCGCCCTGGACATTGGTGCCGGCAAGAAATGGCCACCTCTTGGCATACAGAAGTACATACCTTACAGAGGAGGGCGGAAACTCAGGCACGTGATGTCTTTCAGAACATTCTACGACAGACTGCGAGAGTGGGAGGAGGAGTACGGAGTAAAACTCGTCCTCAGTCCAAAAGATTTCGGAATAGAAAAGAGGAAAAGATACCCGTCAGAGATCAAAAAAGGACAGACGTACACGGGAAAAATCATCATGGATGGCAGAAATTTTGGTGAGAAAATTGCCGTGGTTAAGGACAGAGTTGTTACGG
- a CDS encoding NTP transferase domain-containing protein has translation MGYVEKPMLLVNGIRLIDMAVNEVERAGLDAIFVTSRFTERTEKYLMDRGLEVFRGDGTGYMQDIQKALAEYRLTHPVLTLNSDLYYVVEGVVNRILSHYFAVDTPALTTVYPDGRHVGINIFDPIFGEQEEEKVILDESTVINIDTPADLERALWMSTLRREKDW, from the coding sequence ATGGGTTATGTTGAGAAGCCCATGCTATTGGTCAATGGAATCCGGCTAATAGACATGGCTGTGAATGAAGTCGAACGGGCAGGACTTGATGCGATTTTTGTAACATCGAGGTTTACTGAGCGGACTGAGAAATATCTGATGGACAGAGGGTTAGAGGTATTTCGGGGTGACGGGACAGGGTACATGCAGGACATTCAGAAAGCTCTCGCGGAATACCGATTAACTCACCCTGTGCTGACTCTCAATTCCGATTTGTACTATGTTGTGGAAGGAGTGGTTAATCGGATACTTTCTCATTACTTTGCTGTAGACACACCTGCATTGACCACTGTGTATCCGGATGGGAGGCATGTAGGCATCAACATTTTCGACCCTATTTTCGGTGAGCAGGAGGAAGAAAAGGTAATATTGGATGAAAGCACTGTAATTAATATTGACACTCCTGCTGACCTGGAGAGAGCGTTATGGATGAGTACTTTGAGAAGAGAAAAAGACTGGTAG
- a CDS encoding winged helix-turn-helix domain-containing protein gives MLSGNMLRVLALLEHGEMDFTSIKKSVRIPEKMLESVIARLVEQNFINKEGEAYKLTEKGFEVLKKQKA, from the coding sequence ATGCTTTCAGGAAACATGCTCAGAGTACTGGCACTGCTTGAACACGGAGAAATGGATTTCACCTCGATAAAAAAATCAGTCCGAATTCCCGAAAAGATGCTTGAAAGTGTTATTGCAAGACTTGTGGAGCAGAATTTTATTAACAAAGAGGGAGAGGCATACAAACTTACAGAAAAGGGCTTTGAAGTACTTAAAAAGCAGAAAGCATGA
- a CDS encoding thiolase domain-containing protein, which produces MARVAVVGVGYSGFNTNTPDLSWKELMYEAAVRAYEDAGINPRRDVDSFVTCAEDVWEGFAIFDEFVPDQLGAVLKPTLTVTADFLYGIATAFMHIKSGLAEIAVVEAHSKASDILTFGNVIKFAFDPVWLRPIGKGHPYYFAALEKSYYSNLRGYCEETYAEVVEKNKKNGRLNPSAPYSGSVTAEDVLNSDPAYYPLRKLEIAERADGAVVFVLASDEVARQLTDTPVWVDGIGWWSETSNYDTMSFTAEYTRKAAEMAYEMAGIEHPARQVDIAEVDDRFAFKEVQHIEALKLAKVGEVDTLLSEGYFSRDGSLPVNVSGGNLSIGNLLEATGGQKALEIVLQLRGEAGKRQVDAEVGVAQAWRYVPTASGAVAVFSR; this is translated from the coding sequence ATGGCCAGAGTTGCTGTTGTTGGTGTTGGATATAGTGGCTTCAACACAAACACACCAGACCTCAGCTGGAAGGAGCTGATGTATGAAGCCGCTGTCAGAGCTTACGAGGATGCAGGAATAAACCCGAGGAGAGACGTGGACAGCTTTGTAACGTGTGCAGAGGATGTCTGGGAGGGGTTTGCAATTTTTGACGAATTCGTTCCAGACCAGCTTGGAGCGGTACTGAAGCCGACCTTAACCGTAACCGCAGACTTTCTGTACGGCATTGCCACAGCATTCATGCACATAAAGAGCGGTCTTGCGGAGATAGCCGTTGTCGAGGCTCACAGCAAGGCGAGCGACATCCTAACGTTCGGCAACGTGATAAAGTTCGCATTTGATCCGGTCTGGCTCAGACCGATTGGCAAGGGACACCCGTACTACTTCGCAGCCCTCGAGAAGTCATATTACTCCAACCTGAGAGGTTACTGTGAGGAGACCTATGCTGAAGTTGTCGAGAAGAACAAGAAGAACGGGAGGCTCAATCCGAGCGCACCGTACTCAGGTAGCGTTACTGCTGAAGATGTGCTGAACAGCGATCCAGCGTACTATCCCCTCAGGAAGCTTGAGATTGCAGAAAGAGCAGATGGAGCAGTGGTTTTTGTGCTTGCAAGCGATGAGGTTGCAAGGCAGCTCACCGACACTCCCGTATGGGTGGATGGCATAGGCTGGTGGAGCGAGACGAGCAACTACGACACGATGAGCTTCACCGCTGAATACACGAGGAAGGCTGCTGAGATGGCATACGAAATGGCAGGCATTGAACATCCTGCCAGGCAGGTTGATATTGCAGAGGTAGACGACAGATTTGCATTCAAGGAGGTTCAGCACATCGAAGCACTCAAACTCGCCAAAGTAGGAGAGGTGGACACGCTTCTCAGCGAAGGGTACTTCAGCAGGGATGGAAGTCTGCCGGTAAATGTTTCCGGAGGAAATCTCAGCATTGGAAATCTGCTCGAGGCCACAGGAGGTCAAAAAGCTCTGGAGATAGTCCTTCAGCTGAGAGGAGAGGCAGGAAAAAGACAGGTTGATGCCGAAGTCGGTGTTGCTCAGGCCTGGAGGTATGTTCCAACTGCAAGTGGTGCCGTTGCGGTTTTCTCGAGGTGA
- a CDS encoding thiolase domain-containing protein produces the protein MFERVRGLKFHKKQDVAIVGAGITLFRRRMNETGKELSYYAVKQALEEAGLEIQDIDMVVMGSAPDAFDGIHMKGEYLLDGAGGSNRPYMRVFVGGGTGVFAPIAGYWHVASGLADVCLVITEEKMSSSHPHPQSAFKYIWDPILDRPLNPNLIWIFALEMRRYMHENNIKHEDIALVSVKNKGNALDHPAAQVAEKITVEDVLNSEPMALPVRRLDVSPPSDGASALIMVAPHIARQLTDEPVWVDGVGWSLDTTWWTNRDLYFPRYVAEAARMAYKMAHITDPRKEIDVAEPYDPFDYKELHHMEGLGLAKKGEAPILTREGVTARDGDLPVCPSGGLLGVGNPIAATMGVKVAELYWQLAYRAGKRQVAKEVTTGVTQAWGDLMQVGTVMVLSNKR, from the coding sequence ATGTTCGAAAGGGTTAGGGGATTGAAGTTTCACAAGAAGCAGGATGTCGCAATAGTCGGTGCAGGAATCACACTTTTCAGGAGGAGAATGAACGAAACCGGTAAGGAGCTCAGCTACTATGCAGTCAAACAGGCTCTGGAAGAAGCCGGACTTGAGATCCAGGACATTGACATGGTTGTGATGGGCTCAGCTCCGGATGCTTTCGACGGCATTCACATGAAAGGTGAGTACCTGCTTGACGGTGCCGGAGGGAGCAACAGACCGTACATGAGGGTCTTTGTTGGTGGAGGAACGGGAGTATTTGCCCCGATTGCAGGATACTGGCATGTTGCAAGCGGTCTTGCAGACGTTTGCCTTGTGATTACTGAAGAGAAAATGAGTTCATCGCATCCACATCCGCAATCGGCATTCAAGTACATATGGGACCCGATTCTTGACAGACCACTCAATCCGAACCTCATCTGGATATTCGCCCTTGAGATGAGAAGATACATGCACGAGAACAACATCAAGCACGAGGATATCGCTCTTGTATCGGTCAAGAACAAGGGAAATGCTCTTGACCATCCTGCTGCTCAGGTTGCTGAAAAGATAACCGTCGAGGACGTTCTGAACAGTGAGCCTATGGCTCTTCCCGTCAGGAGGTTGGATGTCTCACCTCCGAGCGATGGAGCTTCCGCTCTGATAATGGTAGCCCCGCACATTGCAAGACAGCTCACAGATGAGCCTGTATGGGTTGACGGGGTTGGCTGGAGCCTTGATACAACATGGTGGACAAACAGAGACCTCTACTTCCCGAGGTACGTTGCCGAGGCTGCCAGGATGGCGTACAAGATGGCCCACATAACTGACCCGAGAAAGGAGATAGACGTTGCAGAACCATACGACCCATTCGACTACAAGGAACTGCATCACATGGAGGGTCTCGGACTTGCAAAGAAGGGTGAGGCCCCAATACTGACCAGAGAGGGTGTTACCGCCAGAGATGGAGATCTGCCGGTATGTCCAAGCGGTGGGCTGCTTGGAGTGGGTAACCCGATTGCTGCAACAATGGGCGTCAAGGTCGCAGAGCTTTACTGGCAGCTGGCCTACAGAGCGGGGAAGAGGCAGGTGGCAAAGGAGGTTACAACTGGAGTCACTCAGGCGTGGGGAGACCTGATGCAGGTTGGAACCGTGATGGTTCTGTCCAACAAGAGGTGA
- a CDS encoding acyl-CoA dehydrogenase family protein, whose protein sequence is MDFKFTDEQKMIADAARDIARDFPPEYWREKDEKGEFAEEFWKAISKAGFLGIVIPEEYGGAGMGVTELLIAMEELAANGCGMGGVWYLVLTEVFGALSIVRHGTEEQREKYLPKIAKGELEFAMALTEPDAGTNTLNIRTRAVRDGDGWVINGNKIFISGADRAKGMLIIARTIPKGEAPKKTHGISLFLADLPDPAVKVNPIPKHGINYSKTCEVSFNNLRLPEDALMPPQDEGWYMILDTLNPERMSFAAAAIGISRLAISKAVEYSKQRKVFDDPIGSYQGLQFPVAEAYATLECAKLMNLKAAWLFDNNASYKEIGEAANMAKVVAVEAGIKAVYWAMQTFGGYGYTREYDVERWWREINLIRLAPVTQQMALNYIGEHVLGMPKSYRS, encoded by the coding sequence GTGGATTTCAAGTTTACGGATGAGCAGAAGATGATTGCGGATGCTGCAAGAGATATTGCCAGAGATTTTCCTCCAGAATACTGGAGGGAAAAGGACGAGAAGGGCGAGTTTGCTGAGGAGTTCTGGAAGGCAATAAGCAAGGCGGGCTTTCTCGGCATAGTAATCCCAGAAGAGTATGGCGGAGCTGGGATGGGGGTCACGGAGCTTTTAATAGCCATGGAAGAGCTCGCTGCCAATGGCTGCGGAATGGGTGGTGTGTGGTATCTCGTCCTGACAGAAGTTTTCGGTGCGCTGAGCATAGTGAGGCACGGCACTGAGGAGCAGAGGGAGAAGTACCTGCCGAAGATAGCGAAGGGAGAGCTGGAGTTTGCGATGGCTCTGACCGAGCCCGACGCGGGAACGAACACACTCAACATAAGAACGAGAGCCGTCAGAGATGGAGATGGGTGGGTGATAAATGGAAACAAGATATTCATCAGCGGCGCCGACAGGGCGAAAGGAATGCTGATAATAGCCAGAACGATTCCCAAGGGAGAGGCTCCGAAGAAGACCCACGGAATAAGCCTGTTCCTTGCCGATCTGCCAGATCCAGCCGTGAAAGTAAACCCGATACCAAAGCACGGCATAAACTACTCCAAGACGTGCGAGGTGAGTTTCAACAACCTTAGATTGCCGGAAGATGCACTCATGCCTCCGCAGGATGAGGGGTGGTACATGATTCTCGACACCCTCAACCCGGAGAGGATGAGCTTTGCCGCCGCAGCGATAGGAATTTCGAGACTGGCAATAAGCAAGGCAGTTGAATACTCCAAGCAGAGAAAGGTGTTTGATGATCCAATAGGCAGCTATCAGGGCCTGCAGTTCCCTGTTGCTGAGGCTTACGCAACTCTTGAGTGTGCGAAGCTTATGAATCTGAAGGCTGCATGGCTGTTCGACAACAACGCCAGTTACAAGGAGATTGGAGAGGCTGCAAACATGGCAAAGGTCGTTGCAGTTGAGGCAGGAATCAAAGCAGTTTACTGGGCGATGCAGACCTTTGGCGGGTATGGATACACAAGGGAATACGATGTCGAGAGGTGGTGGAGAGAGATCAACCTGATAAGACTCGCTCCCGTAACCCAGCAGATGGCCTTGAACTACATTGGCGAGCATGTCCTCGGAATGCCCAAGAGCTACAGGAGCTGA
- a CDS encoding TIGR00366 family protein — MAEQKVSLFEKVGYRISGNVEKWMPDPFLFAILLTFLSFIMGVVIANQSPMDMVLHWYKGFWTLLTFAMQMVLILVTGYALAHHPYVHKMLVRSCFNS; from the coding sequence ATGGCTGAGCAGAAGGTCAGCCTTTTTGAGAAGGTCGGTTACAGAATTTCAGGAAACGTCGAGAAATGGATGCCGGATCCATTTCTCTTTGCCATCTTGCTGACGTTTCTGAGCTTTATTATGGGGGTAGTTATAGCGAATCAATCTCCGATGGACATGGTATTGCACTGGTACAAAGGCTTCTGGACACTGCTAACCTTTGCCATGCAAATGGTGCTGATTCTTGTTACAGGGTATGCACTGGCACATCACCCTTACGTGCACAAAATGCTTGTGAGGAGTTGCTTCAATTCCTAA
- the cobS gene encoding adenosylcobinamide-GDP ribazoletransferase, translated as MGRVVVDALRAGLSFFTTLRMGGDFENLTNNLYLMPVIGAIIGVFAGVVGYPLFMLNLAMLAFIVYVGIEGINHIDGLADFFDSLFAPPEKKIKALKDLNIGTGGVIAVTSYAVFLIALFGQMDFKTYLLSMILGQILAKQGMLHLMLSEKPLWEGMVSEFTRNRKRRDWISYVLTLFFSGLMMLFDPLSVVVSLAVYAVLLVLFRGYVRGRYGGINGDMVGALNCLIFLAVVIVWALLRS; from the coding sequence GTGGGAAGAGTTGTTGTGGATGCGCTGAGGGCCGGTCTGAGTTTTTTCACGACACTGCGTATGGGGGGCGATTTTGAAAACCTCACGAATAATCTGTATCTAATGCCAGTGATCGGGGCAATTATCGGAGTGTTTGCAGGTGTGGTGGGTTATCCACTCTTTATGCTCAACCTCGCTATGCTGGCTTTTATTGTTTATGTTGGGATTGAGGGAATCAATCACATTGATGGGCTCGCGGATTTCTTTGACTCCCTTTTCGCCCCACCTGAGAAAAAAATTAAAGCTCTGAAAGACCTGAACATCGGTACGGGTGGCGTAATCGCCGTTACATCATATGCTGTTTTCTTAATTGCTCTGTTTGGACAGATGGACTTCAAAACGTACCTGCTCTCCATGATTCTTGGTCAGATTCTTGCAAAGCAGGGTATGCTCCATCTTATGCTTTCAGAAAAGCCACTGTGGGAGGGCATGGTATCTGAGTTTACCAGAAACAGGAAAAGGCGGGACTGGATTTCCTACGTTTTGACACTGTTTTTCTCCGGACTTATGATGCTGTTCGACCCCCTGTCCGTTGTTGTTTCTCTTGCGGTTTATGCTGTTCTACTTGTGCTGTTTCGGGGATATGTGAGAGGACGGTACGGTGGAATCAACGGGGACATGGTGGGTGCGCTGAACTGCCTGATTTTTCTTGCGGTGGTGATAGTCTGGGCGTTACTGCGATCGTGA
- a CDS encoding alpha/beta fold hydrolase, whose translation MAERIRIDVNGKAISVLKGKERNLFYIHSSGSDAEQWKYQLEAVGGYAIDLPNHGESYEAEIKSIDDYAFYVSETVKKTCGKAVITGHSLGGAVAQKVCVNYPELCIGLVLVGTGARLRVLPEILDELESRPDNAIEKILEMGFFRKGDEYWRMREKYLKNSEVLHLDLMLCDKFDMLEDYRSGKVRIEVPVLIVVGAEDRLTPVKYAEFFKNHIENSKLVVIDSASHMVMVEKPDEFNSVLKAFLTDIIP comes from the coding sequence ATGGCTGAGAGAATAAGGATTGACGTGAATGGTAAGGCAATTTCAGTTTTGAAGGGGAAGGAAAGAAATCTTTTCTACATCCACAGTTCAGGAAGTGATGCGGAGCAGTGGAAGTATCAGCTTGAAGCTGTGGGAGGATATGCGATAGATCTCCCGAATCACGGGGAGAGTTATGAAGCTGAAATTAAGTCGATTGATGATTATGCGTTTTATGTGAGCGAGACGGTGAAAAAGACCTGCGGAAAGGCAGTCATCACTGGCCACAGCCTTGGTGGAGCTGTTGCTCAGAAAGTCTGTGTGAATTATCCTGAGCTCTGTATTGGACTGGTTCTGGTTGGAACTGGTGCAAGACTGAGAGTTTTGCCCGAGATACTTGATGAGCTTGAAAGCAGGCCTGATAATGCTATCGAGAAAATACTGGAAATGGGTTTTTTCCGGAAAGGGGATGAATACTGGAGGATGAGGGAAAAGTATCTGAAAAATTCTGAGGTTCTTCACCTTGACCTGATGCTATGTGATAAATTTGATATGCTTGAAGATTACCGGAGTGGAAAAGTCCGAATTGAGGTCCCGGTGCTGATCGTTGTTGGGGCAGAAGACAGATTAACACCGGTGAAATACGCTGAATTCTTCAAAAATCACATTGAAAATTCGAAACTTGTAGTAATCGATTCTGCAAGTCACATGGTGATGGTTGAGAAGCCGGATGAGTTCAACTCAGTCCTTAAAGCGTTTCTGACGGACATTATTCCTTAA